Part of the Caulifigura coniformis genome, GTCGTCTACGGCCGCGGCCGCATCGAGAAGAATCGCGAGAAGGCCAAGGAACTCTGGAACGTCCACGCCAAGGGCTGGTTCCCCGGCGGCCCGGATGACCCTGCGCTCACCCTGATCGGCTGCGAAGTCACCACGGCCGAGTATTGGGATGGCCCGGCGCCCACTTCGTACTTGCTGAGCCTTCTGAAAGCGGTCGCGACCGGGACGAAGCCGCAGACGACGGGCGAGCACGGCAAGGTGACGGCGCGTTAAGAACGGTTTCTGTGTGCGGTCCTTCTGATGGAGGCTCTCATGCGGAACCGCACCCTGGCCTTGCTGCTCGTCGGATTACTCGCCGGGCTGGCCGTGGCCGTCGCCATCTCAATCAAATCCGACGGCTCTTACGCCGGACTGTTTGTCGGAGTATTCCTCGTCCCCATGGCGATGGTCATGTCCGCTCTCGTTTGCCTGGCCTGCGGCCTCCGGCAGGAACCGAGTCGCCACCGATGAGACCGTCGGGCAGGCTCGCGCCATGCGTTGCGGCTCCCCCTCACCAGATTTCCGTCAGGCAGCAGCCTGACCTACAGCGGCGCATCATTATTCTCCGGCCGGCCCTCAACGTAGAACCAGTTGTGAATCGGGTTCAGGATCTCCTGCACCTCGGCCAGCAATTGTTGATCCATTGGTTCCACGGCCCACCTGGCCCATTCGCGAACCCGCTCCGGCCGGGCGCTGCCGGTGACGCACGTCGTCATCTCCGGATTGGCCACGGAGAACTGCAGGGCGAGCTTGGCGATGTCGCTGCCGCGGGACTTGCAGTGCTCGGCCGCCTTCCGGGCCGTTTCGCGGACCAGCGGCGTCGCCTTATGCCAGGGCGGCAGCGGGTCGTTCGTCAGCAGCCGGGCCGAGAACGGTGCGGCATTCATGATGCCGACGCCCTTCTGCTTCAGGTACGGCACGAGGTCGCCGTACATCGTGTTCTGGAGCGTGTAGTGGTTGTACGACAGCACGACATCGAGCGGCGTCTGGTCGAGGATGAACTTGAACATCTTCATCGGGTATCCCGAGACACCGATGAACTTTACCTTCCCCTTCGCCTGCTCCTTGCGCAGGGCCGGCAGCGTCTCGTCGACGATCTGCTGCATGTTCACGAACTCTATGTCGTGGCAGAGCATGATGTCGACATGGTCGACGCCCATCCGCTCCAGGCTGATGTCGACGCTCTCCGTCACCCGCCGCGCCGAGAAATCGAAGTGCGAACCGCTATACCGGCCGAGCTTCGTTCCCAAGAGGTAAGAGTCCCGCGGGACGCCGCGCAGGGCGACTCCGAGCAGCACTTCCGACATCCCCCGCCCGTAGAAGGGGGACGTGTCGATAAAGTTCATCCCCGATTCCAGCGCCGCCGGAACCGCCGCCAGTGCCTCATTGATATCAACCTTCCGGAACTCCTGCCCGAGCGACGAAGCGCCAAAGCTGAGGATCGGAAGTGACAGGCCGGTGTTGCCGAGGGGACGACGGGGGAGCATGGTTTCTGGGGGAAAGAAAAGGGGGAACAGAAGGAAAGGAAGAGAAGGAAGGAGTCGGATGGAGTGGTCGTTTAGACAATGATCGATTCACCAATAAAGAAGGGCCAGGACGCAAATGTCTGTCGGGCCCGCAATCGGTGAGGGGATGCGATTCTTCCTTTCCTTCCTTTCCTTCTGTTCACACTCTTCTCTCATCAAGGGGATTTTACGTCACTGAAGGTTTGCGCCAGGCAGCAGCATCCGATGCAGTCCGTCATTCAATTTGAGTTCGTGGAAATTGAAGAGAAGCCCGACAGGAAGATCAAGCAGCCGCATGTAGCTCCACAGTTGAGCCTTGTGGACAGGGTGGACCTCCTGCACGGCTTTCACCTCGATCAACAGGCAGTTGTCCGCGACCACGTCGAACTTCAGCGTCTCCTCAAAGCAGATGTCCTTGTACCGGACCTGGACCTGTTGCTGGGCCTGACAGGAGACCCCGCGCAGCAACAATTCGTGGACGAGGCAGCGTTCGTAAATGCTTTCCAGCAGGCCTGGGCCAAGCGTCCGATGGACCTCGATCGCTGCTCCGATCGCGACGGATGAGAGTGCGTGAGCCCGGCTATACAGAGGATGCATGCGTAAGCCCGACTTGAGATCTGAAGAATTGAACAGAAGGCAAGGAAGAGAAGGAAGGGGCTTTGTGTGAGTTCATCCGAAGGTCGAAAAATCGTTCTGGATTCGCTCCAAGTCCGCTGAACAGCTCCAACGGACGTCTGCCGTTCTTCCTGTCCTTCCTTACCTTCTGTTCGAAACCGCTTCACCCAGCGCCGTTCAATACTCGTTCGCGGCCCCGGCGTCGCTCGCCGCTACGCTGGCGGCCGACGACTTCATCACCGCCTGCCGGATCTCCCGGCTTTCGGCTTCTGTCTTCAGCTTGGTGATCGCCGAGTCGAGCGTCATGAAGCCCAGGTCGCCGCTGATCCGGTCTCGCACGCTCACGCCGCCGTTGGCCTGGTCCTTGGGACCGACCACCAGCATGTAGGGCACAAGCTCCAGCTGCGCGTCGCGGATCTTCTTGTTGACGTTGGCGCTGCGGTGGTCGACGGTCACCCGCAGACCTTCCATTCGCAGCTTCGCGGCGACCTCTTCTGCATACGGGAGCATGCCGTCGTTCAGGCCGAGCACGCGCACCTGCTCCGGCGCCAGCCACAGCGGGAACGCGGCCGCGAAGTGCTCGATCAGCATCCCGCAGAAACGTTCCATCGAGCCGAACGGCGCCCGGTGAATCATCACCGGCCTGTGCGCCGCATTGTCGGCCCCGATGTATTCGAGGTTGAACCGCTCGGGCAGGTTGTAGTCGAGCTGGACGGTTCCCAGCTGCCACTCGCGGCCCAGGCAGTCACTGACCATGAAGTCCGCCTTGGGGCCGTAGAACGCCGCGTCCCCCTCGGCGCTGGTGAAGCTGAGGTTGGAGTTCTCGAGCACGTGCTGCAGCGTCCCTTCGGCCCGATTCCACAGTTCGTCCGAACCGACGTACTTGTCGGACTTCGGATCGCGCTTGGAAAGCTGCACGCGGTAGTCTTCGAGTCCCACGCTCTTCAAAACGAACTTCACGAGATCGAGCGTGCTCTTGAATTCCGCTTCGACCTGGTCGGGGCTCACGAACAGGTGGGCGTCGTCCTGGGTCAAGCCGCGGACGCGCAGCATGCCGTTCAGTTCGCCCGACTGTTCGTGGCGATAGACGGTGCCGAACTCGGCCAGTCGCACTGGCAGGTCCTTGTAGCTCCGCGGAGCCGCCTTATAGGCCTGGATATGGTGCGGGCAGTTCATCGGCTTCAGCAGGTAGCGCTCCTGCAGCCGCTCCCATTTCTTCAGGTAACCGGCGCGGTCTTCCGGGCTGGCCGTGGCCGGATAGTCGTGGAACTGGCAGCCCAGCGCGGCGGCCGCACTGAGGAAGTCCTTCTCGACCTTCTCGGTCAGCTGGCCTTCCTGCAGGCGGGTCTTCCAATGGTCGACCAGCTGCCCGGCGGGATGGCCGAACAGCGGCGGGAACTGCGACTCGCGGTAGTACGGGAAATGTCCGCTGGTCTCGTACATTTCCACCCGTCCGACGTGCGGCGAGTAGACCGGCTGATAGCCACGGCGGACCAGTTCCTTCTTGATGAAGTCTTCCAGCAGGGCGCGGACGGTCGCCCCTTTCGGAAGCCACAGGCACAGCCCCTGTCCCACGTCGTTGGAAATCGTGAACAACTGATGCTGCTTGCCCAGCACGCGATGGTCGCGGCGCTTCGCTTCCTCGATCTGAGTCAGGTAGGCATCGAGATCCTTCTGACTGAAGAACGCCGTTCCATACAGCCTCTGCAGTCCGCGGTTGTTGGCGTCTCCCTTCCAGTACGAGCCGGCCACGCTCAGGAGCTTGAACGCCTTGATCCGCCCGGCGTCCGGGATGTGCGGTCCGCGGCAGAGGTCGACGAACTCGCCCTGGCGATAGAAGCTGAGGTCCTGGTGGTCGGCCAGGCCGGTGTTGATATGTTCGACCTTGAGGTCCTGCTTGAGATCGCCGCAGAATTTGAGCGACTCATCACGCGACATGTGGAACCGCTCGAACGGTTCGGCCTCTTTGATGATCTCGGCCATCTCGGCCTCGATGCGCGGGAAGTCTTCCTCGCTGATTTTGTGCTTGAGGTCGAAATCGTAGTAGAAGCCGTTCCCGGTGGTCGGCCCGAAAGCGAGACTCACACCGTCGTACAGCCGCATGACGGCCCGGGCCATGATGTGGGCGCACGAATGCCGCAGAACGCCCAGGGCCTCCGGGTTCTTGTCGGTCAGCAGGCGCATCGGAATGGGCGACGCCGTCGACGCTTCAACGAGCGGGCGGGCCGCATCGACAATCGTGCCGTTCACTTCGGCCGCAATCGTGGCGTTGGCGAGCCGCTCGCCGATGGAACGGGCGACATCGAGGGCCGAGGCCGATTCAGGGAAATCTTTGAGGGTGCCGTCAGGCAGTTGAACGCTGGGCATGTGCAAGCAGACGCAAGAAACCGCCGGGAGGTTCGAGAGATCGCCGGTCGGAAGGTGGTTCCCAGCCGCGGCCGCCGATACGAGGGGCGACGCCAGCGCAGCCAGGGAGTCAGCGCGTTTCTAGCGGGAAACGCGAACCGGGGGAAGCGGGAGGTGGCTCCGCAGGATTGCCAGCGGCATGAACACCCTGTCCGGCCCGGTATGGCTTCATTTCCGCAGATAGTCGGGGCTTGCTCACAGGGATAGACTTCAGAAAACTCCTGA contains:
- a CDS encoding aldo/keto reductase, which encodes MLPRRPLGNTGLSLPILSFGASSLGQEFRKVDINEALAAVPAALESGMNFIDTSPFYGRGMSEVLLGVALRGVPRDSYLLGTKLGRYSGSHFDFSARRVTESVDISLERMGVDHVDIMLCHDIEFVNMQQIVDETLPALRKEQAKGKVKFIGVSGYPMKMFKFILDQTPLDVVLSYNHYTLQNTMYGDLVPYLKQKGVGIMNAAPFSARLLTNDPLPPWHKATPLVRETARKAAEHCKSRGSDIAKLALQFSVANPEMTTCVTGSARPERVREWARWAVEPMDQQLLAEVQEILNPIHNWFYVEGRPENNDAPL
- a CDS encoding GxxExxY protein, which produces MHPLYSRAHALSSVAIGAAIEVHRTLGPGLLESIYERCLVHELLLRGVSCQAQQQVQVRYKDICFEETLKFDVVADNCLLIEVKAVQEVHPVHKAQLWSYMRLLDLPVGLLFNFHELKLNDGLHRMLLPGANLQ
- the thrS gene encoding threonine--tRNA ligase, which translates into the protein MPSVQLPDGTLKDFPESASALDVARSIGERLANATIAAEVNGTIVDAARPLVEASTASPIPMRLLTDKNPEALGVLRHSCAHIMARAVMRLYDGVSLAFGPTTGNGFYYDFDLKHKISEEDFPRIEAEMAEIIKEAEPFERFHMSRDESLKFCGDLKQDLKVEHINTGLADHQDLSFYRQGEFVDLCRGPHIPDAGRIKAFKLLSVAGSYWKGDANNRGLQRLYGTAFFSQKDLDAYLTQIEEAKRRDHRVLGKQHQLFTISNDVGQGLCLWLPKGATVRALLEDFIKKELVRRGYQPVYSPHVGRVEMYETSGHFPYYRESQFPPLFGHPAGQLVDHWKTRLQEGQLTEKVEKDFLSAAAALGCQFHDYPATASPEDRAGYLKKWERLQERYLLKPMNCPHHIQAYKAAPRSYKDLPVRLAEFGTVYRHEQSGELNGMLRVRGLTQDDAHLFVSPDQVEAEFKSTLDLVKFVLKSVGLEDYRVQLSKRDPKSDKYVGSDELWNRAEGTLQHVLENSNLSFTSAEGDAAFYGPKADFMVSDCLGREWQLGTVQLDYNLPERFNLEYIGADNAAHRPVMIHRAPFGSMERFCGMLIEHFAAAFPLWLAPEQVRVLGLNDGMLPYAEEVAAKLRMEGLRVTVDHRSANVNKKIRDAQLELVPYMLVVGPKDQANGGVSVRDRISGDLGFMTLDSAITKLKTEAESREIRQAVMKSSAASVAASDAGAANEY